The genomic segment TGCATTGCTGATAGACCAGTTAAATGGGAGAAAAATACATGTAATCACAATAATACCAGTCAAGAAAAGTGCTATTGTTTGTGCGAGAGACATCTTTCCATACCATTTGAGGATGCTACAATACCCAACTGCAGCCGTTGTAATAATAAGGAGTGGCTGCCAAAATGTCTGAAAAAAGAGCTGAATATCATACAACATACTTTATTGAATTGTATAAATAATAGTTTCTGTTTTTTCAATGCCAGATTCATATAACGCTCGTGCTGTGATATGATATACTCCTGGTGTTCTAAAAGTATGAATCACACTTTCTCCATCGGGAGAAGGGATATTATCACCAAAGTTCCATAGAATATTTTTTACAGCTCACTGGGTAAGGGCTACAAATGTAATCGGCGTATCGACTGCAGAATTTTGGGCAGATATGCTCGGCTCTATCTTGATGGTTTCTTGTGGTTTCTTGATGATGAGTATATATTCTTTCACGGCCTTTTCTCCGAGATTTGTCACAGCGGTCACTCGTACCTTATAGTCTCACGGCATAACATATCGGTAATCTACAATCCCCTCACCCTCATACGTTTTACCATCTCAAAATTCGTAGAAAAATTTTTGTATAACTCCTTTTTGGGCTCTCGATCCTGTAGCATCAAAATGAACTAAAGCTGGAGCATATTCATGGTCTAGACGAATTTTGACACGCACATCGAGAGATTTTTGTTCTCATTTTACTATGATTTTATCGACATATATCTGTTTCTGTATCTCGCCATCGATTGTTGTGTCTTCAAAAGTATATCGAGCATTAAAGGTGTACTGAATAGGTAATTGCAAATCATACGACGTTTGAAATCATTTTTTCTCATAGAGACCATCATTATCCATATCCCATTCTGCCTGTACAAGTTTTAAACGAGAGTTCGTTGATTGAATACCAATAGCATCAAAAGTAAGTACAGATGGTGTTGCCATATCTGGGAGCAGGTATGCCCTCAATGCATCATCATAGGTATTTTTTGCTACATCAAGCCCATTTTCATCAACAATTTGAAGTGTATACCCATTTTTGAGGGTAGTAAAGAGGGTAGTAAAAATAGTTTCTTTGGTAACATTCACTTTATTGCCCAGCGTATCTTCTATTTCTGCTTCTATTGAATACGTACCGGATTTTTTGAAGGTATAATCCAATATTTTTTCCGTGCCCGAAGAAAACACCCCATCATAGATACTACCATCGATTCTCCATCGAATAGACTTTACCTGCCCCTGAGCAAGCTTTGGATCGATGGTAAACTGATATTTGAGTGGGTTGATAGGGTCTATTTTTATTTGAATATCTGTATTGGTGATGTTGGTCTGAATACTTTCTCCGATAACATAGCGCCAATCACATGGGTCCGTACTTGTCACATCCATAGGTTGCATTTTCAGACAAATAATGGCAGGATACTGGGTGATATTTTCAGGTGAAAATTGATATCAATTTATCTCTGGTGTTGTGCTCCCTATGATAGTCCATTGGGCCTGTCCAAGAGAAGACAAATCCGAAGCATCAAAAAGATATATTTTGGAACCATCTTTTCTATCTCTATAAGAAACCTTCACCATATTTTGAATCAGTATATCGGGAATTTCGATAGTAATCTCTTTTTTATTGCCTCATGCATCGGTAGCATATAGTGTTGCTGTCGTCTTGTATTGTCCTACTTCCTCAAATTCTCATGGTACCAGCAATGGAGCATCAGGATGTGTAATGGGGAGATCTATTTTTGTATTTTCTCCTGAACCAATATCGGGCTCACCATCTTTATTATAATCAATACTGAAAGAGTACCCACGGCTCAATAAAAGACCATTTGTGCGTATTGCTTTTTTGATTTGAGGACTGATATCATATCGCACACTTATCGGTCAAATCCCTTTTTTAGGAGCCTTAAAGAATGTCAGGTCTTTGTCCTTCATTTTACTTTTATATCAGAATAAAGTGTTGTCATATATGATCACCCGTTCTTCAAGATTTGAAAAATCAATATTCAAAAACCAATTATAGGAAATAGCGAAGAGAGCAATGTTTCAGAAAAAGAGTCCTCCAAAAAATACCGTCAAAAACCAGAGGAAAAAATGTTTCAATTTCTTGTGTGTTTTGATGACTATTGCACGATACCAAAAGAAAAGAAATGCCGTTCCAAGTATAATACCAAAGATACTATAAAAGACATAGATGGTGTATTCAAGAATACGCTGAATCGTGACGTACTCAATGGCAAATATATTATTGAAAAAGAGAGCAAATTGTGGATTGAGAAGAATAAACGCACAGAGGAGAATATAAAATGTCATCAATACAAATACGGCAGCTTTCAGATTTTTCCATCATGAGCGGACCTTCGTACTTCATACTGAAATATGAATTGGTGTTTTTTCTTGTTCCGGCTGATAATCTGCATCATTCCGTGCAAAAGCAATAATCTTTTGTAACAAGGATATTTTTTGGGTAACAGATGTAGGTTTTTTTATGTCCATAAAAAGAAATTATGCAGTGGGGTTAGTATCCGATGGAGGAAGGAGCATATCGTGTGCTGGATCGAGGAGATTTTCTCCAGAGATAAGGCGTTTTTTAGTAGCTGGAGTCTTCTTTTGTTTCTTTTTTGTTTCTTTTTTTGTATTCGAGGTCTTATTCTGTTCTGGCTCTATGAGATGCCCTCATGCCCCTAAGAGATCTGTCTCTGGTGGGAGAGCTGATGTTTCATCTTGGAGTATTTTTGGAAGAATCTCTTCTGCAATCGGAGTATCTGATATTTTTGGTTCAGAAGAAGATATATTTTCCCCCATCATTTCTGGAGAGAAAAGAGACTCGTCCGATGCTAACACTTCATCTGGTATCGTCGCTTCGGCCCCTCGTAACCAATCTGGAATATCTGCATCATCCGCAAGAGACTGTGAGACAGTCTCTTCTTTTGAACTTCAATCTCCACTCTCATTTTCCACGATATCAGAAACTGGAGTAGAAGGTGTTATTCAAGTTTTATTTTCTTCAACAGGAACAGAAGAAATATGTTGTTCATCTTCTTGGGGAGATATATCTGATGAAGGAGTGATGTCGTCTGGCGATGTAATTGGGATATCTTTTTGACTCGAGGGGGGATTTCACCAATCAGATGTATCACTTGTTTCTGAAGAAGTGAGTATATTATTCCGTGTAGAAGCATCTTCTGCATCCAGAACAGGTGTCCGTCATTTTTCAGTGGTCATACCCGATTCAGCAGAAGCATCTACAGTATTTTCGGATGAAGCAACTGGCACATTTGAGACAATCTCTGGTATCGCGACATCGTCATGTATCCAATCTGGTTGATGCACATCTTCAGGAGATGGAGAAGATTTTTCAGAAAAAACATCCTCATCTCAAAATGGTGACCCCCCTTCTTTCAGCCAATCAGGAGTTGCTGAGGCATCACTATGCTCAAAAGAGTTCTCCGAAGGACCTAATGGGGTATCTTGAATAAGATGATCATCATGAGAATGTTCTCCTCCAATATCGTCGTTTCATGCTGTGCCCAATTTTTGGCGGGCATAGGAAATGCCAATAAATCACAAGATAGCAAAGAGTATTCCTCAGAGAATCCAGAGCATCAGAGATAATCCGCTCTGAGATTTTGTGATAACCACTGGAGGTATATCGGACGTACCGAGTGGAGCTCATACCAAAATCATAAGCTTTTCTTCTATCACCTTTTTTACCTCTGCACTGAGAGTTTTATCTGGCTCAACATAGTCATCATAGATTTTTTGCTTTATCGCGAGATTGGCCTCATAATATTCTGGATTATCCAACATCTGATCAATCAAACCTACCGTGGTTCCATCTCAGAATATTTCTATTTTTTTAGAGCTTTTTGCGAGGGCATCAGCGATAACTTTTCGAGCCGACTGACGCTCATTACTCTTATCATCACCTTGTGTATAGATGAGATTAATTTGTTCCAATATTTTTTTCTTAAGCTCAGGAACAAGGGTTGAGCTCGCATCAACTGCGAGAGAAAAAAGTATCAGGGTCTGTGTTCGGTCGGCAGTATCGTACCAGATATCTCCGAGTTGGTCTAAGAGTTTATTAAATTCGACTCTTTCGCTTTCTGGTACTCATTGGACGAGATTTCGGAGTTTTTCAATACGGTCTTTATCTTCTTGAGAAAGATTAAATGTCTTAGGATCCTTTGTGGTCGTGACCTCGTCTGGAAGTGCTAAAAAGCTGCGCGTAACACGTATTTGTCGAGAAGCGAGATCTTCACCATTTTCCCCGACAAGACGAATCCTCATGATAGTCACCCTCTTCGTTCCCTGGGGTATCTGAAATGGTCTCCCATTTCGGTATGATGCCGTTCATTTATTATCCGCATCATCATTTTTTTGACCATTGAGATCAGTATCGATGTCAATATCCGTATCGATCACATAGTATTTGATCGTGCTGCCACGTGACTCGCCGAGATAGATGAAGAGAGGTATCATAGGATCGTCCCATACGATATCATCTGGAGTTTCTATGACATCACCTCCGCTGATAGGAGACAGTATGATGAGTGGTCCTGTTATTTTTTTGAGCAGTATCTGATTTTTGAGGTTTCTTTCTAAAGGATAAATGACAGACTCTGTCGTTGAACCGTCTGAGATTTCGAGTTTCAATTTTTTTGCAGTAGAAGTTTCTACATCAAATACTAGATAGTCTCGATTCTCTGAAATCTTCTTATCATCGAGATACCAATTTACTTTCTGGAAAACACCAGAAGATATATTGTACGCGACAATCTTATTCCCTATCATTTGTAGAGTCGCTTTTGGTATGAGACGATTCTTGACGATAATCGTCAATGACTTGGTGGTGGACACACCTTTATGTGTCACCTTTACTTTTGGATTATACTCTCATGGATATTTATATTGGAATTCATAGAATGGCGTGGTGGTTTTTATATCATAAAATCCATCCCCATCGATATCCCATCGATACTCAGCCTTGTCGGAGATATCGCTATCGAGAGCTGTCCTAACTCCCAGGGACAGACGGGTCGTATCTCAAAACTTGACCTCAGTCGTATCTGCGACAAAGTTTTCAATAATTGGAGTTGCAAGATTCGTATTGATATAGAGCTCTGGCGTTGAAAAACGTGATTCAGAAACTTCTTTTGTATTTACTTTGAGACCGTTGGAATCTTCCATCATAACGTCAAAATAATATCTGCCAGTAATTTTTGGCAACACAAATGTCGTTTCAGGAATCCGAGTAATACGAAATCATTGCGCCTGATCATCACGGTCGGTATAATAATACCACGTATAGGATCGTATGACACCATCTGGGTCTTTTGCTCCAGTCATTTTGAGATTGACACGCATAGGGTCCATATCGATATTTTCGATAGCAACATCTATATCACTAAATTGTGGCGCGAGATTGACGACTTTTACCCATGCTTTTGAAGTATGAGAAACTCATGTTTTTTTATCGGCGACTGTCAGCGAAATTTCTTCACACCCTAGTTCATCAAACGTATAGGAGACGCTTTTGCTCGTAGATACTTTGTTGAAGCCAATCTGCCAAAAATATGTGAGTTCCTCAGTTTTTCCATTTGTATTGACACTTTTATCGGCCGAAAAGGAAACAGCATTCGCTCTATCAACAGTCAGTGCTTCTTGATTATCGCACAAGCTTGGTTGTGCGGAAGCAGCAGAGGAGGAATTCCGTTGAATATTGATAACTGAGAATGGTTTATCTTCATCAGTAACATATATTTTATCTGTGATACTATTCGAGTCTCCTTCTTCATTGGTGACCTTGACGGTGATAGGGAAAGTACCTGAAATGGGAAAGCTCGTTGCAAGTCTATTGTTTTTGGTAATAACTGGGGCCTCTGATCCTACTCTCCACTCATATACAGTGACTTGTGGTGGCGCTGTCACGAGGAGCATAGTCATCGCTCTCCGTTGTACCACTTCTGGGCGCATTGTGAGCTTGAGAAAAAGTATGCTCGTTATTTTGAGGTCTTTTTTAGTTTCCTGTGTTTTTCCGTCTTCGTCTGTAACACGCAATGTGACACGATAGGTGCCTTTTTCTGGAAAAATATATTTTCCACGATTGTTGAGTGCGTTCGTTTCGAGGAGTTGCATCGGTGTATCGTTCACGAACCATTCAAATCGTAACTTTTGATTATCGGGATAATCTGGGTCAAAAGAATTGGTACCATCAAAAAGATACATATTGGGTGTTTCTGTGGAAACCATACTCGAAGTAAACTCAACACTCGGTGGGCGAGATTCGATTATGATTTCCATGGTATCCTTGTCACGTGCATCTCACTTGACAGAAGTCAGGGAAACAAAATATCGACCAGTATCGCCGAAGACATATTCCATTCTCGTTCCTGATACTGTATTGAGTATTGTATCAATTCCTTCCTTTTTGACTTCCCAGAGATACTGCACATCCGTTTCTTTCGAAACTTTTTGTGCTTGAAAAATCACCCTCTCTCACTTGCTGGGCGTTTTGTTATTTATAGAAATGGCTGCCAGTGGATCACCGATTTTTAGTACAATATTCTTGGAAAATATCTCGTTATCATTTCTCGTGAGCGTGAGTTTTATCATGTGTTCTCCTGGTTCATATTTTTGTGATTCGAATTGTGGACCACCCTCATTCGTATCTGTGACCCCGTTACCAAAATCCCATTCCGTCTTTTTTACGGTGTATCATGAAGAGAAAACCGTTTCAGAGGCATCGATAGAGATATTTTTGAGAGCTTCCTTGGTAGGTATTTTGACGATTTGGTCAGCAAGTTGATCATTCATTTTAATGACAAATCGAATCTTTGGCTGTCCTACCTCTATCACGATACTTTTTTCAAAACTGATAACATCCATAAATCCCTGACTATTTTTACTGGCTGAATTGATGGTCAAATACACACTATAGGTTCCCTCCATTTCAAAAGTATAATTCACGATTTTCCCCTTACCTAAAATCTTAGCCCCCTCAGCAGTACGCATCCACCAGATAAAATTTTCATTTGGTATCACTGTCCCACTCCCATCTATCGCCTCCTTGGCCTCAAGC from the Candidatus Gracilibacteria bacterium genome contains:
- a CDS encoding PKD domain-containing protein — translated: MDIKKPTSVTQKISLLQKIIAFARNDADYQPEQEKTPIHISVGSTKVRSGWKNLKAAVFVLMTFYILLCAFILLNPQFALFFNNIFAIEYVTIQRILEYTIYVFYSIFGIILGTAFLFFWYRAIVIKTHKKLKHFFLWFLTVFFGGLFFGNIALFAISYNWFLNIDFSNLEERVIIYDNTLFGYKSKMKDKDLTFFKAPKKGIGPISVRYDISPQIKKAIRTNGLLLSRGYSFSIDYNKDGEPDIGSGENTKIDLPITHPDAPLLVPGEFEEVGQYKTTATLYATDAGGNKKEITIEIPDILIQNMVKVSYRDRKDGSKIYLFDASDLSSLGQAQWTIIGSTTPEINGYQFSPENITQYPAIICLKMQPMDVTSTDPCDWRYVIGESIQTNITNTDIQIKIDPINPLKYQFTIDPKLAQGQVKSIRWRIDGSIYDGVFSSGTEKILDYTFKKSGTYSIEAEIEDTLGNKVNVTKETIFTTLFTTLKNGYTLQIVDENGLDVAKNTYDDALRAYLLPDMATPSVLTFDAIGIQSTNSRLKLVQAEWDMDNDGLYEKKGFQTSYDLQLPIQYTFNARYTFEDTTIDGEIQKQIYVDKIIVKGEQKSLDVRVKIRLDHEYAPALVHFDATGSRAQKGVIQKFFYEFGDGKTYEGEGIVDYRYVMPGDYKVRVTAVTNLGEKAVKEYILIIKKPQETIKIEPSISAQNSAVDTPITFVALTQGAVKNILWNFGDNIPSPDGESVIHTFRTPGVYHITARALYESGIEKTETIIYTIQ
- a CDS encoding PKD domain-containing protein; the encoded protein is MKKAILISSLVFGFLFVHTTFASSISFNCGGNNCFRAGVDAVGGLLGKNVGVVTGKGIAQAVQDLIVYLLGFLTLIAVIYIMYAGAQLLLNPANEESAAKTKKIIIGVVSGIVIIWFAWWIVSTVFYLLNNKKVTASLPIAVAETQVKMVDFTTYSNKIRALETRISGEYSPEVMNELSLLIDGAYQHLPDRGDMYQNKQNYDAVKKAISTYNLKREMIDRGIVENTVRTFLEQPKTFAIEANLDATPRTGDAPLSVTLEAKEAIDGSGTVIPNENFIWWMRTAEGAKILGKGKIVNYTFEMEGTYSVYLTINSASKNSQGFMDVISFEKSIVIEVGQPKIRFVIKMNDQLADQIVKIPTKEALKNISIDASETVFSSGYTVKKTEWDFGNGVTDTNEGGPQFESQKYEPGEHMIKLTLTRNDNEIFSKNIVLKIGDPLAAISINNKTPSKGERVIFQAQKVSKETDVQYLWEVKKEGIDTILNTVSGTRMEYVFGDTGRYFVSLTSVKGDARDKDTMEIIIESRPPSVEFTSSMVSTETPNMYLFDGTNSFDPDYPDNQKLRFEWFVNDTPMQLLETNALNNRGKYIFPEKGTYRVTLRVTDEDGKTQETKKDLKITSILFLKLTMRPEVVQRRAMTMLLVTAPPQVTVYEWRVGSEAPVITKNNRLATSFPISGTFPITVKVTNEEGDSNSITDKIYVTDEDKPFSVINIQRNSSSAASAQPSLCDNQEALTVDRANAVSFSADKSVNTNGKTEELTYFWQIGFNKVSTSKSVSYTFDELGCEEISLTVADKKTGVSHTSKAWVKVVNLAPQFSDIDVAIENIDMDPMRVNLKMTGAKDPDGVIRSYTWYYYTDRDDQAQGFRITRIPETTFVLPKITGRYYFDVMMEDSNGLKVNTKEVSESRFSTPELYINTNLATPIIENFVADTTEVKFGDTTRLSLGVRTALDSDISDKAEYRWDIDGDGFYDIKTTTPFYEFQYKYPGEYNPKVKVTHKGVSTTKSLTIIVKNRLIPKATLQMIGNKIVAYNISSGVFQKVNWYLDDKKISENRDYLVFDVETSTAKKLKLEISDGSTTESVIYPLERNLKNQILLKKITGPLIILSPISGGDVIETPDDIVWDDPMIPLFIYLGESRGSTIKYYVIDTDIDIDTDLNGQKNDDADNKGTASYRNGRPFQIPQGTKRVTIMRIRLVGENGEDLASRQIRVTRSFLALPDEVTTTKDPKTFNLSQEDKDRIEKLRNLVQGVPESERVEFNKLLDQLGDIWYDTADRTQTLILFSLAVDASSTLVPELKKKILEQINLIYTQGDDKSNERQSARKVIADALAKSSKKIEIFGDGTTVGLIDQMLDNPEYYEANLAIKQKIYDDYVEPDKTLSAEVKKVIEEKLMILVGAPLGTSDIPPVVITKSQSGLSLMLWILGGILFAILGFIGISYARQKLGTAGNDDIGGEHSHDDHLIQDTPLGPSENSFEHSDASATPDWLKEGGSPFGDEDVFSEKSSPSPEDVHQPDWIHDDVAIPEIVSNVPVASSENTVDASAESGMTTEKGRTPVLDAEDASTRNNILTSSETSDTSDWGNPPSSQKDIPITSPDDITPSSDISPQEDEQHISSVPVEENKTGITPSTPVSDIVENESGDGSSKEETVSQSLADDADIPDWLRGAEATIPDEVLASDESLFSPEMMGENISSSEPKISDTPIAEEILPKILQDETSALPPETDLLGAGGHLIEPEQNKTSNTKKETKKKQKKTPATKKRLISGENLLDPAHDMLLPPSDTNPTA